The DNA segment CTACGATACCAGAAAATACACTAAGGTAATATTTTGCAAAAATAGAGGTGAATAAAATTGGGAGAAAGTCAACAAAAGAAACGAATTGTTGTCAAAATTGGCAGTAGTTCATTAACGAGTCGAAACGGTGAAATTAGTATAAGGAAATTAGTCCGCTTAGTGGATGAAATTGCGCTTATTTTAGATGATGGTCATGAACTTGTTTTAGT comes from the Desertibacillus haloalkaliphilus genome and includes:
- a CDS encoding amino acid kinase family protein, producing the protein MGESQQKKRIVVKIGSSSLTSRNGEISIRKLVRLVDEIALILDDGHELVLVSSGAVAAGYRKLGFIERPHNLAEKQAAASIGQCLLMEAYSERFGSHGYVA